Proteins from a genomic interval of Osmia bicornis bicornis chromosome 13, iOsmBic2.1, whole genome shotgun sequence:
- the LOC114880300 gene encoding probable phospholipid hydroperoxide glutathione peroxidase isoform X1, with protein MVARFLFTTFPNLSSKHVDLCPAHKSTHQGMQLLKLLLLPADIKYVRNFAVVAAAAAAAAASSSTAAMSGNENYKEAKSIYDFTAKSIKGEEVPLSKYKGHVCLIVNVASKCGLTATNYKELNELYDDYAESKGLRILAFPCNQFNGQEPGGSDDICSFADRQKVKFDLFEKIDVNGEDAHPLWKYLKKEQGGTLGNFIKWNFTKFIVDKEGKVVERHGPNVDPNKLRSNFEKYF; from the exons ATGGTTGCGCGTTTTCTCTTCACGACGTTTCCTAATTTATCATCG AAACACGTTGATCTTTGTCCTGCACATAAATCTACACATCAAGGAATGCAGTTGTTAAAACTGCTACTACTACCGGCGGACATTAAATATGTTCGAAATTTCGCAG TTgtagcagcagcagcagcagcagcagcagcatcATCATCAACAGCAGCCATGAGCGGAAACGAGAATTACAAGGAAGCGAAATCGATTTACGATTTCACCGCTAAATCGATCAAAGGCGAAGAAGTTCCTCTGTCCAA ATATAAAGGTCACGTGTGTTTGATCGTGAACGTGGCATCAAAATGCGGCCTCACGGCAACCAATTACAAGGAACTGAACGAACTCTATGATGATTACGCAGAGTCCAAAG GTTTAAGAATTTTAGCTTTCCCTTGTAATCAGTTTAACGGACAAGAACCCGGAGGCAGTGACGATATATGCAGCTTTGCCGATCGACAAAAg GTAAAGTTCGATTTGTTCGAGAAAATCGACGTCAACGGAGAGGATGCCCATCCGCTTTGGAAATATTTGAAGAAAGAGCAAGGAGGAACTCTgggaaatttcattaaatggAATTTCACGAAATTCATCGTCGACAAAGAAGGCAAAGTCGTGGAACGCCACGGACCCAACGTGGATCCCAATAAACTCAGAagcaattttgaaaaatatttttaa
- the LOC114880300 gene encoding probable phospholipid hydroperoxide glutathione peroxidase isoform X2 — protein MSGNENYKEAKSIYDFTAKSIKGEEVPLSKYKGHVCLIVNVASKCGLTATNYKELNELYDDYAESKGLRILAFPCNQFNGQEPGGSDDICSFADRQKVKFDLFEKIDVNGEDAHPLWKYLKKEQGGTLGNFIKWNFTKFIVDKEGKVVERHGPNVDPNKLRSNFEKYF, from the exons ATGAGCGGAAACGAGAATTACAAGGAAGCGAAATCGATTTACGATTTCACCGCTAAATCGATCAAAGGCGAAGAAGTTCCTCTGTCCAA ATATAAAGGTCACGTGTGTTTGATCGTGAACGTGGCATCAAAATGCGGCCTCACGGCAACCAATTACAAGGAACTGAACGAACTCTATGATGATTACGCAGAGTCCAAAG GTTTAAGAATTTTAGCTTTCCCTTGTAATCAGTTTAACGGACAAGAACCCGGAGGCAGTGACGATATATGCAGCTTTGCCGATCGACAAAAg GTAAAGTTCGATTTGTTCGAGAAAATCGACGTCAACGGAGAGGATGCCCATCCGCTTTGGAAATATTTGAAGAAAGAGCAAGGAGGAACTCTgggaaatttcattaaatggAATTTCACGAAATTCATCGTCGACAAAGAAGGCAAAGTCGTGGAACGCCACGGACCCAACGTGGATCCCAATAAACTCAGAagcaattttgaaaaatatttttaa
- the LOC114880297 gene encoding E3 ubiquitin-protein ligase CBL-B isoform X5 has translation MTRVGPISYYWLPSRRRRRRRRRLLRCLFLHITHMDAYGRISDIPTLVPWKVFKEKLNQVHPISSGLQAMALKSTIDLTCNDYISNFEFDVFTRLFQPWSTLLRNWKILAVTHPGYVAFLTYDEVKARLQKYCSTRPGSYVFRLSCTRLGQWAIGYVTSDGDILQTIPHNKSLCQALLDGYREGFYLYPDGRNLNPDLTQAVQPTPEEHIKVTAEQYELYCEMGSTFQLCKICAENDKDVRIEPCGHLLCTPCLTAWQVDSEGQGCPFCRAEIKGTEQIVIDPFDPRRTHRPGTQSTSASNASTPTRDLDPDTEEIMDLCNGHSGLICDDSDEEEEEEEEEEDEEDEEEEEEEEEVVVVEEVEVVEEEEEDSSPTNSPALTRRIVPSPPLPPRRPSPSPTPNGHTRNGRHLTVPKENAPPPPPSAVNGSFNSTIDNQQNNNMNSEAGYDMLHRASSPSPVPPIPLAPFPVSRAHAGIRRSQGNHVAPSQAQPQPQPQPQPPPPPTLPEKPNRASGASFTIQTATSNNVPPVPPPLSVPRPPKTSSKEHNRQDHHYENTIVIPGTRQHVVRNINLEANTARLSALMRGKDDPTGGSAKPETAAYENVNVEHISKLTALGFAQDAVIRALGITRNDLEMACDILHEFATKSS, from the exons ATGACGCGAGTTGGCCCTATCAGTTATTATTGGTTACCGTCCCGGCGTCGGCGTCGGCGTCGGCGGCGCCTCCTGCGATGCCTGTTTCTACATATCACGCATATGGATGCATATGGACGCATATCGGACATACC tacATTAGTACCATGGAAAGTATTTaaggaaaaattgaatcaaGTTCATCCGATTAGCTCTGGACTGCAAGCTATGGCATTAAAGTCTACGATAGATCTCACCTGTAACGACTATATTTCCAACTTTGAGTTTGATGTATTTACCAG GTTATTTCAACCATGGTCCACACTTTTACGTAACTGGAAAATTCTGGCTGTGACCCATCCTGGATACGTAGCTTTCCTTACCTATGATGAAGTAAAAGCACGTTTACAAAAGTATTGTAGTACTAGACCTGGTAGTTATGTATTCAGATTAAGTTGTACAAGATTAGGGCAATGGGCTATCGGTTATGTCACATCCGACGGGGATATTCTGCAAACTATACCTCACAATAAAAGTTTGTGTCAAGCGCTACTCGATGGATATCGGGAAGGATT TTATTTATATCCTGATGGCCGTAATTTAAATCCTGATTTAACACAGGCAGTTCAACCTACTCCCGAAGAACATATCAAAGTTACAGCAGAACAATATGAATTATACTGCGAAATGGGTAGCACATTCCAGTTATGTAAAATTTGTGCAGAAAATGACAAGGATGTGAGGATAGAACCGTGCGGGCACCTCCTTTGTACTCCGTGTCTAACAGCTTGGCAGGTA GATTCCGAAGGACAAGGTTGTCCGTTTTGTCGAGCTGAGATTAAAGGAACCGAACAGATAGTAATCGATCCATTCGATCCTCGAAGAACACATCGACCAGGAACACAATCAACATCAGCTAGCAATGCATCAACTCCCACGCGGGATCTTGACCCGGACACCGAG GAAATAATGGACCTATGCAATGGCCATTCCGGCTTAATCTGCGACGATTcggatgaagaagaagaagaagaagaagaagaagaagatgaagaagatgaagaagaagaagaagaagaagaagaagtagtagtagtagaagaagtagaagtagtagaagaagaagaagaagattcCAGTCCAACTAATTCACCTGCCTTGACACGAAGAATCGTACCAAGCCCACCGTTACCACCTCGACGACCTTCACCATCGCCAACGCCAAACGGTCATACTAGAAATGGTCGACATTTGACTGTGCCTAAAGAAAATGCTCCTCCACCGCCACCGTCAGCAGTTAACGGATCATTCAATTCTACTATTGACAATCAACAAAACAATAATA TGAACTCCGAAGCAGGATACGACATGTTGCATCGTGCTTCGTCGCCTTCACCAGTGCCACCAATACCTCTAGCTCCTTTTCCAGTAAGCAGAGCTCATGCCGGGATTCGTCGATCCCAAGGGAATCATGTCGCCCCATCTCAAGCACAGCCACAGCCACAGCCACAGCCACAGCCACCGCCACCGCCAACGTTACCTGAAAAACCAAATCGTGCCAGTGGTGCATCGTTCACGATTCAAACAGCAACCAGCAATAACGTACCTCCTGTACCTCCTCCTTTGTCAGTGCCACGACCGCCAAAGACAAGCAGCAAAGAGCACAACAGACAGGATCATCATTATGAGAATACAATCGTGATACCTGGTACGAGACAGCACGTCGTCAGGAACATTAATCTGGAAGCGAATACAGCTCGATTGTCCGCCCTGATGAGAGGTAAGGACGATCCCACCGGTGGTTCCGCGAAGCCAGAAACCGCGGCATACGAGAATGTGAACGTCGAACACATTTCCAAGCTGACGGCTCTCGGATTCGCGCAAGACGCCGTGATTAGAGCGCTCGGTATTACTAGGAACGATCTTGAAATGGCTTGTGACATACTGCACGAATTTGCCACGAAATCGTCTTGA
- the LOC114879486 gene encoding protein kinase 4-like, with product MDPATVIALCKENIQPLRYGRNAVQLGTALRAQEDADAQQLLLQEKQMYEDAIKNYEGDDPLESWYDYILWVEQSYPKSGHEPHIAKLLQQCLATFEKETKYHQDRRYIRLWINYINMQKNPLELYQLLHNNGIGTMVADMYRAWAFELEQREDYKRADEVYLMGLSALAEPQDELDCAHNNFQLAVARKMLGRTDDRNEVSLLEQRQAFSSLRAIKAGKKVSNLRTGHRVREHFPGTVPQISATTHNTSRMTQNVKIQIYEDDVPSAMKGSSILDHVPVEDIVHKENTIKPGPWNSGSKRCPLISSATKSAFKVHEDQVDDFDTDKLRLFSNHTFFFDGSKYPEHLTVPVFVPDPPNPNIILRPHYPKELVYTNNVDQSMEEIRAQLYLQRAQTLKKKHDVQDIREVEQVQHKSFETEHQRHDIFLQEFQRQRSEQQELTKGQREIEQQRREVEPIDIDRQRLEAKQQELRRQQFEAENQALESQRREAEQRELERLEAERIEAERIEAERLEAQRMEAELNSQRKLQVSNFMHQHHTSSLTTDPEEHLLGQSITANTKEAISVIQDMWRSPDAVHTTPNFRTPMTPRIPDSKTKLSFDIHMDSSMTQHAMSSSKHHSGYSIQPYNDQENHENYSAHQSYSNQEHQTSYGNPGLHNTYQYQIQQHHEQQMQPHSRPHHSQHHPQLMQTHQQAHMVPHHHHHHPQQQQQQQQQQQQQQQHHAISHASHLHSQIHHQSHPQQHQSSHNQHLHHQPHQHMQHLQHPVYGNMMPNDITYQQYPSQLESTLLQQNVEPQKQLHYPPYNEPDIETGKPYRMPLELPYIKSPGMNRRDIKYLESAENKENAIVVDYNGPMEENMSSKPADENNLYTDESLGITPLVGNDDTCFTEAFNTQLTSSTPMTNHFRQSYKVSEGTPQYPNHCTPSQSNSEAPNGETEDKLSVILESTREYISSSSSSSTTHTRNTALAFTLTKEDLVPIKEQSISIGEEEEEEEEEEVEEDEEEEEEEAKNVTLSANQLYEQKLQAQIQAVHAQSPRTVQRNVDHITSEIKKNCDLRKSINFKLNEIEQQEKVDSMDCEEHHEPMEEAEEEIFEFPSGDINPFDKNLIAGLLKKIKFPQPHHAEGYVRLNTNLNKFVPSMITLGTDAYDLEKCLGKGMYGTVFKAVNLQTGQTVALKTQRPAWVWEFYITREIKHRLINPHMLRGFMDVSVAYVANNCSVLVSEYSKFGTLLAVTNQIKIATGKPLIENLAIFFTIEMLQIVEYLHKCQIIHGDIKPDNFLLMRLPTEDVRPTIQLIDFGCSIDMRLLPEKTTFTQVIKTEDFTCIEMQTGKPWTYQTDLYCLAATSHCLLFGNYMRVSHMGDRWFITSKIPRYARRAAWEQYFTELLNIESCDKMPDLSKLRNMMEEALAQMTDSQQKFRNFVNILNKR from the exons ATGGATCCTGCAACAGTCATAGCTCTttgtaaagaaaatattcaacCATTGCGTTATGGACGAAATGCTGTACAATTAGGAACTGCATTAAGAGCACAAGAAGATGCAGATGCTCAGCAATTACTTTTACAAGAGAAACA GATGTACGAAGACGcgataaaaaattatgaagGAGACGATCCTTTAGAAAGCTGGTATGATTATATACTATGGGTGGAACAGAGTTATCCAAAAAGTGGACACGAGCCACATATTGCTAAGCTTTTACAACAATGTTTAGCAACATTTGAAAAAGAGACCAAGTATCATCAAGATCGTAGATATATACGCCTTTGGATTAATTAT ataaaTATGCAGAAAAATCCATTAGAGTTGTATCAACTTTTACACAACAATGGAATTGGGACTATGGTCGCAGATATGTATAGAGCATGGGCTTTTGAATTAGAACAAAGAGAAGATTACAAACGTGCAGATGAAGTTTATTTAATGGGTTTGTCTGCTTTGGCAGAACCACAAGATGAATTGGATTGTGCTCATAA CAACTTTCAACTCGCAGTTGCTCGTAAAATGTTAGGACGAACAGACGATCGTAACGAAGTATCCTTACTCGAACAACGTCAAGCTTTCAGCTCTTTAAGAGCAATAAAAGCTGGGAAAAAAGTTAGTAACTTACGTACTGGACATCGAGTACGCGAACACTTTCCCGGTACCGTTCCACAAATTTCCGCGACGACGCATAATACTAGCAGAATGACGCAGAATGTCAAAATCCAGATATACGAG GATGATGTACCTAGCGCAATGAAGGGTTCCAGCATATTAGATCACGTTCCAGTAGAAGATATAGTACATAAAGAGAATACCATTAAACCTGGACCATGGAATAGTGGGAGCAAGCGATGTCCGTTAATTTCATCCGCTACAAAGTCAGCTTTTAAGg TTCATGAAGATCAAGTGGATGATTTTGACACAGATAAGTTAAGATTATTTTCAAATCACACATTCTTTTTCGATGGTAGCAAATATCCAGAGCACTTAACTGTACCTGTGTTTGTACCAGATCCTCCAAAtccaaatattatattaagaCCACATTATCCCAAAGAATTAGTTTATACTAATAATGTAGATCAAAGTATGGAGGAAATAAGAGCCCAACTGTACTTACAAAG AGCACAAACTTTAAAAAAGAAGCATGATGTACAAGATATAAGAGAAGTTGAACAAGTTCAGCATAAAAGTTTTGAAACTGAACATCAGAGGCatgatatatttttacaagAATTTCAAAGACAGAGATCTGAACAACAGGAATTAACAAAGGGGCAAAGAGAAATAGAACAGCAACGAAGAGAGGTCGAACCAATTGACATCGATAGACAAAGACTTGAAGCTAAACAACAAGAACTTCGAAGGCAACAGTTTGAAGCCGAAAATCAAGCTTTAGAGTCTCAGAGACGCGAGGCGGAACAAAGAGAATTAGAGAGACTAGAAGCTGAAAGAATCGAGGCTGAAAGAATCGAAGCGGAAAGGCTCGAAGCACAAAGAATGGAAGCAGAATTAAATTCACAGAGGAAGCTACAAGTCTCAAATTTTATGCATCAACATCATACATCATCCCTAACTACTGACCCTGAAGAACATTTGCTTGGACAAAGTATTACAGCTAATACGAAAGAGGCAATATCAGTGATACAAGACATGTGGCGCTCTCCCGATGCTGTACATACTACTCCTAATTTTCGTACTCCTATGACACCTAGAATCCCAGATTCGAAAACTAAATTATCGTTTGATATACATATGGACAGTTCAATGACTCAACACGCAATGTCGAGCAGTAAACATCATTCGGGATATAGTATTCAACCTTATAACGATCAAGAAAATCATGAGAATTATTCTGCTCACCAAAGTTACTCTAATCAAGAACACCAGACTTCCTATGGCAATCCTGGACTACATAACACCTACCAATATCAAATACag CAACATCATGAACAACAAATGCAACCTCATTCCCGACCGCATCATTCACAGCATCATCCGCAATTAATGCAAACGCATCAACAGGCTCATATGGTTCcgcatcatcatcatcatcatccacaacaacaacaacaacaacaacaacaacaacaacaacaacaacaacatcATGCTATTTCTCACGCTTCACATTTGCATAGTCAGATTCATCATCAGTCTCATCCCCAGCAACATCAGTCGTCACACAACCAGCATCTTCATCATCAACCGCATCAACACATGCAGCATTTGCAACATCCCGTTTATGGCAATATGATGCCAAATGACATTACTTATCAACAGTACCCTTCGCAACTGGAATCTACACTGTTACAACAGAATGTTGAACCTCAAAAACAACTTCATTATCCTCCATATAACGAACCGGATATCGAAACCGGCAAACCTTATAGAATGCCTCTCGAGTTACCATACATAAAATCGCCAGGAATGAATCGCAGAGACATAAAGTATCTTGAAAGCGCTGAGAACAAAGAAAATGCTATTGTCGTTGACTATAATGGACCAATGGAAGAAAATATGTCGTCAAAGCCAGCCGACGAAAACAATTTATACACTGATGAAAGTCTTGGTATAACTCCGTTAGTCGGGAACGATGATACTTGTTTCACGGAAGCATTTAATACACAATTGACTAGTTCTACACCTATGACTAATCATTTTAGACAATCTTACAAAGTATCAGAGGGAACTCCACAATATCCAAATCATTGCACTCCATCTCAGTC aaattcaGAAGCTCCAAATGGTGAAACTGAAGACAAACTAAGCGTTATATTGGAATCAACTAGAGAATATATTTCTAGCAGTTCTAGTAGCAGTACCACTCATACAAGAAACACTGCATTAGCTTTTACATTAACGAAAGAAGATTTGGTTCCTATAAAAGAACAATCTATTAGTATAG gtgaagaagaagaagaagaagaagaagaagaagtagaagaagatgaagaagaagaagaagaagaagcgaaAAATGTTACGCTTTCTGCAAATCAACTTTACGAGCAGAAACTTCAAGCCCAAATTCAAGCTGTTCACGCTCAAAGTCCACGTACGGTGCAGCGTAACGTGGATCACATTACTTCTGAAATTAAGAAGAATTGCGATCTAcgaaaatcaattaattttaaacttaACGAAATAGAACAACAAGAAAAAGTTGATTCTATGGATTGTGAAGAGCATCATGAACCAATggaagaagcagaagaagaaatttttgaatttcctTCAGGGGACATAAATCctttcgataaaaatttaatagcTGGTctcttaaagaaaattaaatttccccAACCGCATCATGCAGAGGGATATGTGAGATTAAATACTAATTTAAATAAGTTTGTGCCTTCTATGATTACGCTTG GTACTGATGCATACGATTTGGAAAAGTGCCTTGGAAAGGGAATGTATGGTACAGTATTCAAAGCGGTAAATCTACAAACAGGTCAAACGGTAGCTCTTAAAACGCAAAGACCTGCTTGGGTTTGGGAATTTTATATAACTAGAGAAATAAAGCATCGTTTGATTAATCCACATATG TTACGTGGATTTATGGACGTATCAGTGGCATATGTTGCTAATAATTGTAGTGTACTAGTTTCAGAGTATTCAAAGTTCGGAACATTATTAGCGGTAACAAACCAAATAAAGATTGCTACAGGTAAACCGTTGATAGAGAATTTAGCTATATTCTTCACGATTGAAATGTTGCAAATTGTGGAATATTTACATAAATGCCAAATAATTCATGGAGACATTAAACCagacaattttcttttaatgcgTTT GCCTACTGAAGATGTAAGGCCGACAATACAGTTGATAGATTTTGGGTGCAGTATAGACATGAGACTTTTACCAGAAAAGACAACATTTACACAGGTTATAAAGACAGAAGATTTTACGTGTATCGAAATGCAAACTGGAAAACCATGGACGTATCAAACTGATTTGTATTGTTTAGCTGCAACAAGCCATTGTTTGTTGTTTGGTAATTATATGAGAGTTTCGCATATGGGCGATCGTTGGTTCATCACATCGAAAATACCAAG GTATGCCAGGAGAGCTGCATGGGAGCAGTACTTTacagaattattaaatattgaatctTGCGATAAAATGCCAGATTTATCAAAATTGCGCAACATGATGGAAGAAGCATTAGCGCAAATGACGGATTCGCAacagaaatttagaaattttgttaatattttaaacaaacgATAA
- the LOC114879489 gene encoding peroxisome assembly factor 2, translating into MNSLYFYMNFFRALTVMLMKHNFNYTLFYIFAHYVVFKLKILTDTTFNWNILPNNVFKNLLKQFYNQDNNYVDCNSCLLANIKYFKVSLPTWFYVCSKVTVKKYKTLIIPSNDTYANKIFASEIMKHNIENTLHCNIEKCFLLPVKENTINFAKEAKVSMISNPYEITDNLTSILLENYFSEPRFLRENDIFGIDVKEHVSDQMYLHINYLMSIIYFKVNTIVTKDKTCTNGCYILQGETTLIQEPNVHSYLPEKSSYYDESKEKLIELYPLGVAAPLEHLERCILPFIKYEIQLPIKPVFLVKGSQGSNKRKLIQILTEKIGLNCLNADFAEVQALTSAQTEAKLRIVLHNAEQSVPCILCLNNIEVFGKNAEGQKDERIISTFLTELNSLYDKRLKYPVIIVATTNESEISSELQRIFIETIHMDQLDQKRRTDLISWLLAKRDIKYQINLSKVAGICSDLRFFDLSALILHAVKFYCKNNRADVKSLVLEEEHFDKAYEYVQSIYTDSKGAPRVPKVYWEDIGGLASLKHEIMRRIQLPLMNALGFGQSGLLLYGPPGTGKTLLAKAVATEYQLHFLSIKGPEVLNMYVGQSEKNVRQVFERARAAAPCIIFFDELDSLAPNRGRSGDSGGVMDRVVSQLLAEMDGLDFSNNIFIIGATNRPDLIDPALLRPGRFDKLLYVGIHSDRESQLNVLKALTRKFKFRENGEELTKLIDQLPDRTTGADLYSVCSNAWLNAARKVLHDEHDNQNTLTDKSASNEAVLNECIAVEFEDLLKAARELVPSVSREEADRYKRMQMELSSS; encoded by the exons ATgaattctttatatttttatatgaattttttCCGAGCATTAACAGTAATGTTAATGAAACATAACTTCAACTATACgcttttttatatatttgcaCATTACGTcgtttttaaattgaaaatattaactGACACAACATTTAATTGGAACATTTTACCTAATAATGTTTTTAAGAACCTTTTGAAACAGTTTTATAATCAAGACAATAATTATGTAGATTGTAATTCTTGTTTATTAGCAAATATTAAGTACTTTAAAGTGTCTCTACCAACTTGGTTTTATGTATGTTCCAAAGTAactgtaaaaaaatataaaacgttAATTATTCCCTCAAATGATACTTACGCAAACAAAATATTTGCATCTGAAATCATGAAACATAACATAGAGAATACGTTACATTGTAACATTGAAAAATGCTTTTTAC TACCAGTAAAAGAGAACACAATTAACTTTGCTAAAGAAGCAAAAGTTTCTATGATTTCAAATCCATACGAGATTACAGATAACTTGACAAGTATTCTATTAGAAAATTACTTTTCTGAACCTCGATTTTTAAGAGAGAACGATATATTTGGTATTGATGTAAAGGAACATGTATCGGATCAGATGTATTTAcacataaattatttaatgtctattatatatttcaaagttaatACTATTGTAACCAAGGATAAAACTTGTACAAACGGTTGTTATATTTTACAAGGAGAAACAACGCTTATTCAAGAACCTAATGTGCATAGTTATCTACCTGAAAAAAGTTCCTACTACGATGAAAGCAAAGAAAAGTTAATTGAATTATATCCATTGGGTGTTGCTGCACCTTTGGAACACTTGGAACGTTGCATCTTGccttttattaaatatg AAATTCAGTTACCCATAAAACCAGTATTTCTTGTTAAGGGCTCGCAGGGTTCAAACAAACGcaaattaatacaaatattaacTGAAAAAATCGGTTTGAATTGTCTAAATGCCGACTTTGCGGAAGTTCAAGCTTTAACATCAGCCCAAACAGAAGCCAAGCTACGTATCGTATTGCATAATGCAGAACAATCAGTACCGTGTATACTTTGTTTAAATAACATAGAg GTCTTTGGGAAAAATGCTGAAGGTCAAAAAGATGAAAGAATAATATCAACATTTTTGACTGAACTAAATTCATTGTACGATAAACGGTTAAAATATCCAGTTATTATAGTCGCTACTACAAATGAATCTGAAATATCATCAGAATTGCAGAGAATCTTTATCGAAACTATTCATATGGATCAGCTGGATCAAAAGCGAAGAACAGATTTAATTTCATGGTTACTCGCTAAACGAGATATCAAGTATCAAATAAATTTGTCCAAAGTAGCCGGTATATGTTCGGACTTAAGATTTTTCGATTTGTCAGCGCTAATACTACACgctgtaaaattttattgtaagAATAACAGGGCGGATGTAAAATCACTCGTACTTGAAGAAGAACATTTTGATAAAGCTTATG AGTATGTTCAATCGATATATACCGACAGTAAAGGTGCGCCACGTGTACCAAAAGTTTATTGGGAAGACATCGGTGGCTTAGCGAGCTTAAAACATGAAATAATGCGCAGGATTCAGTTACCTTTAATGAACGCTCTAGGTTTTGGTCAGTCTGGGTTACTTTTATATGGACCACCTGGTACCGGAAAAACGCTACTTGCCAAGGCTGTAGCTACGGAATATCAGCTTCACTTTTTATCTATCAAAGGTCCCGAGGTGTTGAACATGTATGTTGGTCAAAGTGAGAAAAATGTTAGGCAAG TGTTTGAAAGAGCAAGAGCTGCAGCTCCATgcataatattttttgacGAACTCGACTCTTTGGCTCCCAATCGTGGACGCAGCGGTGACAGCGGAGGTGTAATGGACCGTGTCGTATCTCAGTTGCTCGCTGAAATGGATGGGCTCGACTTTTCCAACAATATATTCATCATAGGAGCTACAAATAGGCCGGATCTCATAGACCCTGCACTTCTCAGACCTGGTCGTTtcgataaattattatatgtagGGATTCATTCTGATCGTGAATCACAGCTTAATGTATTGAAAGCGTTAACTcgtaaattcaaatttcgcgAGAACGGAGAAGAATTGACAAAACTAATAGATCAGTTACCTGATCGGACAACTGGTGCAGATTTGTATTCCGTTTGCTCGAATGCATGGTTAAATGCTGCACGTAAAGTCCTCCATGATGAACATGATAATCAAAATACATTAACAGACAAGTCTGCTTCTAACGAGGCCGTGTTAAATGAATGTATTGCCGTAGAATTTGAAGATTTGTTAAAGGCTGCACGCGAGTTGGTTCCTTCGGTTAGCAGAGAGGAAGCAGATAGATACAAGAGAATGCAGATGGAATTATCATCGTCGTGA